Genomic window (Alteromonas pelagimontana):
CCCCCGATGACCTGCTGTTTATCATCACAAACGGGCTCGACACTAATCAGTGCATCAAACTCATCACCATCTTTTCGCTGGCGATGAGTGACAAAGTTTACTACGCGCTTACCTTCCCGCAGCTGTTGGAGCAGGCGTAGATCTTCTGTTTCCAATCTTATGGGTACAAGTAAACCGGCTACCTGTTTTCCCAGCACTTCCTCGACATCAAAACCGAAAGTCTCTTTTGCGCCTCTGTTCCATGAGCGAATACTACCGTTAGAATCTATACCTATGATTGCATCACTAGAACCCTCGACAAACGATGCCAAGCGCGATCTTTGCTGGAATAAAACACTGCGTGCGCGCCAATAACTTAGCAGCATAATAATCAAGACACAGACAACAGCACCTGCGCCCACGCTAATAGCAAAGACCATCGCGGGGTGAAGCGCATATAAGCTCTTGCTCAGCTGTGGCGTCCCACTTAGCTCCAATGTCCAGGTGCGACCAAAAACGGTTGCTGAGCGACGCTGCTCCCCGACAAAACTACTCCCTTCATTTAATGCATAGAATACATCTACATTGGTAGAATCCGTTGTGTCGCTTAATTGCAAACGAAAGTGCTCAGAGTTCACTTTTACGCTACCTAGAATTTCTTTCATTAACAAGGGCGCGTAAGTCCAACCTATCGCTTCTTGCCAGCGGTCGGCTGGCGCCAAAGGAGTAACCCAACTTCGATAAACTGGCATTAATAATAAAAATGATTGTTGAGGGCTTCCGGTGGCCTGTACCAGTGTGATAGGCGCAGTTAGCTGTGCTTCCCCGGTCTCTATCGCCCGCTGCGCTGCGGTACGACGATGATGTTCGGATGCGATGTCCAATCCTACGGCAGCTCGATTATCATCAACAGGTTCAATGTATTGAATGATGTAATGCTCTTCGTCGTACGGCTGCAACTGGCGGATGGCAAAATCCGGGAAATTGTCTGCTTGCGCGCGCTGGAGAAATTGAGCTACTTCCGTTGACGGAACCCGGCGAACGAACCCAAAGCCGCGAGCGCCAGGAAATTCTATGGCATTATCCCGGGTAACAGAATAATTATAAAAACCGGATCTGGTCAATCCAACGCTTGTTTCCTGCGAAAGTACAAACGCTCGCGCTCCACGTAAACCATATTGATAAAGCGTGACGCGCTCTACCATTTTTGCCATTAACTGGTCAGCCTGTCCGCTGACTATGCTGTTCAAATTTGATTTTTTGCTTTCAACCACCCGCCAAGTGACGACCGACGCAAATAGAATCGGTATTAATACGCTCACAAATATCCAAAGGTAAATGGATAGTCTTGTTATCTTTTTTTCATTCATCTCTATCCATTCATTCAGGCAGTGAGATACGCCGAGTGAGCAAACGGTTGAAATCGGCTAACGGCAAGGGAGGACTGTAATAAAAACCTTGCATTACTTCACACCCCATTGCTTGAAGCGCTTGCACATGTTCAATGGTTTCCACGCCTTCAGCTATCAAACGTAAATTCATACCTTGCGCGAGCTGGATAATTGCTTGAATTATATTTTGATCTACTTGACTGCCCAACATATTACGCACAAAGCTCTGATCAATTTTTAGCACATCAAAAGGAAAGTTCTTAATGTAAGAAAGGTTGGAATAGCCAGTGCCAAAATCGTCCAAAGCGATTCTAAATCCTCGTGTATTTAATGCAGCGAAAATGCTGTTTACCCGCTCTACATCTTTAACCAATAGACTTTCCGTAATTTCCATTTCTATTAAAGAGGCAGTAACGCCCGTCTCGCGAACTATTTCATCCAACATTGCCAGAAAGTTGTCATCTTCAAATTGCACGACTGAGATGTTAACCGCAACACGCAGATCAAAGCCTTGCTGCTGCCAGACTGACGCTTGTTTAAATGCTTGCGCTAGAACCAGCTTCCCGAGAGGAATAATCAAACCCGTTTCCTCGGCAAGCGGAATAAAGGATGCAGGATTGGTTAAGGAGCCATCTGGCTGACGCCACCGAACTAAAGCTTCAGTACCGACTATTTTGCCATCAAGCACATTAATTTTGGGCTGGTAAAAAACTTCGAATGCCTTGTTTGCTAAAGCATCCACTAAATTTGCTTCCAGCATTCGGTGTAACTGCAATTTGGATTCGATATCCGCACTATAAAACAAAAACTGCTTTCGGCCTGCACTTTTTGCGGAATACATGGCCGCATCAGCGTGGCGGTAAAGAGATTCTACGTCTTCGGCATCATCTGGTACCAGGCTTATCCCAATACTCGCGGTTAAGCGAAACGCATTTTCGTCGACGGTCCAGGTTCGATCAAATACGTCTAATAAGCGTTCCGCCACCTGCGTGACACAGGTTGTGGACTCTATACGGGGAAAGAGCATGATAAATTCATCGCCGCCTTGACGACATAAGGTATCGCCATCGCGAAGCTTTTCCGCTAACGCTAACGCAACTTGCTTTATCAGGTTATCGCCCACCACATGGCCATGCACATCATTTATTGCCTTAAAGTGGTCTATATCCAGAAGAAATAGCGCTACGACACTTCCCTCTCGGTGGCAGCTATTAAGCGCTTGCTGTATACGGTCATACAGCAAAGTGCGATTGGGTAAATTGGTCAATGGGTCGTGGTGAGCCAAATGCGTCATTTTTGTCGCCATGGCCCTCGCTTCACTCACATTATGAAAAACAATAATTGTCCCTGTGATATTGCCATCTTGATCCACAATGGGCGCAGCGGTGACGTCATCGCCGATGCTCTTAGTTAGTCGGTTAGATAAAAAAGTGTTTAACGCCATACCCACCGGTCGCTCTTCTTCCAGCGCCAAGCGGATAGGATTTTGGACAGGTGGGCCAGCTTCACCATCAGTTAGCTGCATAATCGCTTCGATAGGCTTACCAATTGCACGGGCCGCACTCCAGCCTGTTAGTTCCTCGGCAACAGGATTTAGCAGGGTGATGCGCCCTTGGGTATCTGTTGCGATGACCGCATCACCAATAGAATTCAAGGTGGTACGAATACGCTCCTTTTCCTCCTCAAGACATTGTTCAGCTTGTTTACGTTCGCTAATATCGGTAATTACCATGAGATATCCCGACGCGCCGGGATCAAAATTCCATCCGGCCAACGCTACTTGCCCTACCACACTGCGACCATCTGCAGCTACAATGTTAATATCGAACGAGGGAATATCCTGTAAAACAGATTGATCTAATGATTGTATAATTTGATGATAAATCTGGCCTCCCACTACCGATCGCAAAGCCATATTTCGCATTTGTAATGCTTCTATACCAAACCAGCTCCCTTTAGAATCATTACAGAACAAATTGTTTAGCTGCGCATCCCAGTAAGCAACAAAGACGGGAAGAGAGGATACTAAAAACCCCAAT
Coding sequences:
- a CDS encoding two-component system response regulator gives rise to the protein MFLEDQALPKILLVDDQPTVIHQLNNIVKDFGKTYFATNGRSALEMVHQHKPDLVLLDIEMPDFNGYDVCRAIKAIDEFANISIIFITSRVDPASEVIALELGGIDFISKPIVPEVVRARIKNHLSLARQRQELQRVSGELGFLVSSLPVFVAYWDAQLNNLFCNDSKGSWFGIEALQMRNMALRSVVGGQIYHQIIQSLDQSVLQDIPSFDINIVAADGRSVVGQVALAGWNFDPGASGYLMVITDISERKQAEQCLEEEKERIRTTLNSIGDAVIATDTQGRITLLNPVAEELTGWSAARAIGKPIEAIMQLTDGEAGPPVQNPIRLALEEERPVGMALNTFLSNRLTKSIGDDVTAAPIVDQDGNITGTIIVFHNVSEARAMATKMTHLAHHDPLTNLPNRTLLYDRIQQALNSCHREGSVVALFLLDIDHFKAINDVHGHVVGDNLIKQVALALAEKLRDGDTLCRQGGDEFIMLFPRIESTTCVTQVAERLLDVFDRTWTVDENAFRLTASIGISLVPDDAEDVESLYRHADAAMYSAKSAGRKQFLFYSADIESKLQLHRMLEANLVDALANKAFEVFYQPKINVLDGKIVGTEALVRWRQPDGSLTNPASFIPLAEETGLIIPLGKLVLAQAFKQASVWQQQGFDLRVAVNISVVQFEDDNFLAMLDEIVRETGVTASLIEMEITESLLVKDVERVNSIFAALNTRGFRIALDDFGTGYSNLSYIKNFPFDVLKIDQSFVRNMLGSQVDQNIIQAIIQLAQGMNLRLIAEGVETIEHVQALQAMGCEVMQGFYYSPPLPLADFNRLLTRRISLPE